A genomic region of Xiphophorus couchianus chromosome 9, X_couchianus-1.0, whole genome shotgun sequence contains the following coding sequences:
- the s100p gene encoding calcium-activated potassium channel subunit beta-2 isoform X2, with protein MDRQAEVTGAMLGGKCSYKLTVDLCLTAPPETRWITFSSSSGGLLFPDFSETMFLFVGTKVTERKEERSSIYQRIRDHEVLDRRKTVTALRAGEDRAILLGLSMVFFSVMMYFVLGITILRSYSDSVWTDEDSCTIVNSTIMWDVNCSYSCGVECWRSSRYPCLHVFVSLNSSGRLVRLLHNEETHDSNPECFYIPKCHRDYAATHAMVQDISQRLRTQLTVQCYVDPTEKTDSAIMTQIYGRIAVFHSLFWPTCSLIGGTVIIAMVKLTQYLSIMCERLSHIKR; from the exons ATGGATAGACAAGCTGAGGTGACTGGTGCCATGTTGGGAGGAAAATGCTCCTACAAGTTAACAGTTGATCTTTGTCTGACTGCGCCACCAGAAACCAG GTGGATCACATTCTCCAGCAGCAGCGGTGGACTCCTGTTTCCAGACTTCTCAGAAACAATGTTTCTCTTTGTAGGAACTAAAGTCACAGAGAGAAAGGAGGAACGCAG TTCTATTTACCAGAGGATTCGGGACCATGAGGTGCTGGACAGGAGGAAGACGGTGACGGCTCTGAGGGCGGGCGAGGACAGAGCCATACTGCTGGGTCTCAGCATGGTCTTCTTCTCTGTCATGATGTACTTCGTCCTGGGCATCACCATCCTGCGCTCTTACTCTGACAG TGTGTGGACAGATGAGGACAGCTGCACCATTGTGAACTCCACCATAATGTGGGATGTAAACTGTTCATACAGCTGTGGAGTGGAGTGCTGGAGGAGTTCCCGTTACCCCTGTCTCCACGTGTTTGTCAGCCTGAACTCATCAGGACGGCTGGTCCGATTGCTGCACAATGAGGAGACACACGACAGCAATCCCGAG tgtttctacATTCCAAAGTGTCATAGAGACTATGCTGCCACACATGCCATGGTTCAGGACATTTCTCAGAGACTCAGGACTCAGCTCACAGTTCAGTGTTATGTCGACCCAACAGAGAAGACAGACAGCGCCATCATGACCCAGATTTATGGTCGAATTGCCGTCTTCCACTCTTTATTCTGGCCAACCTGCTCTTTGATTGGAGGAACCGTCATCATTGCCATGGTGAAGCTGACCCAGTATCTCTCCATCATGTGCGAGAGACTCAGCCACATCAAAAGGTGA
- the s100p gene encoding calcium-activated potassium channel subunit beta-2 isoform X3 → MFLFVGTKVTERKEERSSIYQRIRDHEVLDRRKTVTALRAGEDRAILLGLSMVFFSVMMYFVLGITILRSYSDSVWTDEDSCTIVNSTIMWDVNCSYSCGVECWRSSRYPCLHVFVSLNSSGRLVRLLHNEETHDSNPECFYIPKCHRDYAATHAMVQDISQRLRTQLTVQCYVDPTEKTDSAIMTQIYGRIAVFHSLFWPTCSLIGGTVIIAMVKLTQYLSIMCERLSHIKR, encoded by the exons ATGTTTCTCTTTGTAGGAACTAAAGTCACAGAGAGAAAGGAGGAACGCAG TTCTATTTACCAGAGGATTCGGGACCATGAGGTGCTGGACAGGAGGAAGACGGTGACGGCTCTGAGGGCGGGCGAGGACAGAGCCATACTGCTGGGTCTCAGCATGGTCTTCTTCTCTGTCATGATGTACTTCGTCCTGGGCATCACCATCCTGCGCTCTTACTCTGACAG TGTGTGGACAGATGAGGACAGCTGCACCATTGTGAACTCCACCATAATGTGGGATGTAAACTGTTCATACAGCTGTGGAGTGGAGTGCTGGAGGAGTTCCCGTTACCCCTGTCTCCACGTGTTTGTCAGCCTGAACTCATCAGGACGGCTGGTCCGATTGCTGCACAATGAGGAGACACACGACAGCAATCCCGAG tgtttctacATTCCAAAGTGTCATAGAGACTATGCTGCCACACATGCCATGGTTCAGGACATTTCTCAGAGACTCAGGACTCAGCTCACAGTTCAGTGTTATGTCGACCCAACAGAGAAGACAGACAGCGCCATCATGACCCAGATTTATGGTCGAATTGCCGTCTTCCACTCTTTATTCTGGCCAACCTGCTCTTTGATTGGAGGAACCGTCATCATTGCCATGGTGAAGCTGACCCAGTATCTCTCCATCATGTGCGAGAGACTCAGCCACATCAAAAGGTGA
- the s100p gene encoding uncharacterized protein s100p isoform X1: protein MEAWIDQMSRTHSSTGSSREPAHHPPLLSPTRQASRPPLTHSFSVKPQMFYLLPQSLTLLLPQAGETDPEQGSRSGWCEPQSPEGLCGILQHLLILSLTKQKVLLLWKTSCLVQVPNKTQQSAINNYRPVAMTTHIMKVLERLLLAHLNKQTRTYQNSLQFAYRRRVGTEDTITHLLQQTHCHLDTAGSTALCFYIPKCHRDYAATHAMVQDISQRLRTQLTVQCYVDPTEKTDSAIMTQIYGRIAVFHSLFWPTCSLIGGTVIIAMVKLTQYLSIMCERLSHIKR, encoded by the exons ATGGAAGCCTGGATAGATCAAATGAGTAGAACACATTCTTCAACAGGTTCATCTCGGGAACCAGCTCATCATCCTCCTCTCCTGTCCCCAACCAGACAGGCATCCCGCCCTCCTCTGACCCACAGCTTTTCTGTAAAACCTCAAATGTTTTATCTACTACCTCAGTCTTTGACTCTTCTACTTCCACAAGCTGGAGAGACTGATCCGGAGCAAGGCAGCAGGTCTGGATGGTGTGAGCCCCAGAGTCCTGAAGGCCTCTGTGGGATTCTGCAACATCTCCTCATCCTCAGCCTGACCAAACAGAAGGTTCTGTTGTTGTGGAAGACATCCTGCCTGGTTCAGGTACCAAATAAAACTCAGCAATCAGCCATTAACAACTACAGAcctgttgccatgacaacacaCATCATGAAGGTCCTGGAGAGACTCCTGTTGGCCCACCTGAATAAGCAGACAAGGACATATCAGAACTCTCTGCAGTTTGCTTATCGCCGTAGAGTTGGAACTGAAGACACCATCACacacctgcttcaacaaacccaCTGTCATCTGGACACAGCAGGCAGCACCGCTTTG tgtttctacATTCCAAAGTGTCATAGAGACTATGCTGCCACACATGCCATGGTTCAGGACATTTCTCAGAGACTCAGGACTCAGCTCACAGTTCAGTGTTATGTCGACCCAACAGAGAAGACAGACAGCGCCATCATGACCCAGATTTATGGTCGAATTGCCGTCTTCCACTCTTTATTCTGGCCAACCTGCTCTTTGATTGGAGGAACCGTCATCATTGCCATGGTGAAGCTGACCCAGTATCTCTCCATCATGTGCGAGAGACTCAGCCACATCAAAAGGTGA